From the genome of Candidatus Margulisiibacteriota bacterium:
CATCAGGGTGTACTTTTTCTGGATGAAATCCCCGAATTTAACAAATATGTGCTGGAAGCCCTCAGGCAACCCATGGAAGACGGCGTTGTGCATGTTTCCAGAGCGCTGAACTCATTTAGTTACCCCGCTTCCTTTATTATGATTGCCAGCGCTAATCCCTGTCCCTGTGGCTATAGTCAGCATCCTGTTAAAATTTGTACCTGTTCCGATTTTAAAAAGAAAACGTATCTGCAAAAAATTTCCGGACCGCTTCTGGACCGTTTTGACATGGTCGTGGAAATGAAACCTGTGCAAGAAAATGAACTATTAAATCTGCCGGACGGCGAATCGTCACAGGAAATCAAGAAAAGGATTGCCGCGGCCAGAAATATTCAACAGGAACGGTTTTCCGGAAATGACTTAAAAGTGAATGCCCGCATGAAAACAGCCGACATTGATTGTTTCTGTAAACTTGATAGTGAAGCCCGCCAAATTCTGGAATTAACCGTGCAAAAATTCGCTTTAAGCGCCAGGGCCATACATAAACTCTTAAAGGTTAGCCGCACTATTGCTGACTTGGAGCAGGAAGAAAAAATTAACCAACAACATTTGCTGGAAGCTTTGCAATACAGGGCCCAGCTGGACTATACGGTATGACCGGCATGCAGGAACCATCAATAAACAGTATGTCCATTCCTTTCAAAAAGGGTATAAATGCTGAGGAGCTTATCAAACTGCATCTTTCCGAGAGACTGCAATTTCCGCAAAGAGATTATTATTATGAATATACTGTTAACGCCGACAGTCTGGAGGTTAAATATCCGGAAAGTCAGAAGCATTGCCTGTTACTAAAAGCTCAAAAAAAACAAAAGTTGCTGTTGAAAGACTATAAAAAATATGTTTTATATTTGTTGATTATATGTGGACTGAATTACATTGTATTGCTGCAGAACTCTTGCCACTTCAAAATTATTCATAAGCAGCAAATCAAAAGTAATAACCGGATTTATTCGGAGCAACAGAAAATATGTCAGATAAAAAACGTCAGGTCAGCAAATGAGCTTTACCTAAATTTTCTAAACAGGATAATGGTCCTGCCACTGTGCATTCAAAAATTGGAGATTACTAACAGCAACTTTGAGCTAAGCGGCTATGTGGATCAGGAGCAGCTTGAAAATTTCAACAAAAAAATTCTGGTTTATAACTGGCAAAGTAAATTAACCGCTTATCAGGCTGGGCCTTATTTTTTTATTACTCTGAAAGGACAGTTATGAAACAGGTGCTGGCTTCCAGTATGCTTCTGGCAGCTTTGTTGTTGTCGATTAATAGTTATATTTTTTTTGAAAATCTGAACACTATTCATATTAACAATTCAAGAAATGATAAAAAAAGTAAAAATAATCCGGTGATTGAAGAACATTTAAGCGACTGGGATTTACAAACAGATGGTCAATATAGCTGTGAAAATTTTTCCCAACACCAGTTGGATAATCTTCTTGCCTTTTTGCGGCGCAGTAATAATCAGCGGATTATTTCCTTAAAAATTGATCCCAAAAAGGCTTTGGCAGTATTTCAGGCGGTGAACAATCATGAATAAATATGTGTTTTTGGTTTTTCTGTTAAGCACTGCTTACTGCGCGCAGGCGGTATTTACCGGCAGCCCGGCCTATTCTGCTCCGGTCTATTCTAATAATGCTCCCAAACCGGTACCCAGGATAATAACCTATAATTTTTTATCAGAACCCGATATTATTAATGTATTCACAACTTTATTCCCAAATCTGCGTATCAGTAACAGCAGTTCCAAAAAAATTGTCATGGCATTGGGCGACAAGAATGATTTGGACAGGTTTGAACTGTTCCTGAAAAAAATAGATACTGCCCGTCCCAACATCAAATATTCAACGCAGTTAATTGAAATTAATTCCAATGAATTAAGGAAAATGGGAATGGATTGGCAGGAATATGCCAACCAGATAAAAATGAGCGAACTCAAAGGAATAAAACAGTTTTTTGAGCAGTTATCATTTTTAATAAAAACCGGAGAAGCCAAGATACTGGCTAACCCGGAAATAACCAGCATCATTGAGGAGGAAGCCTGTATCAAAGTAGGCGAGCGTATCCCTTACGCCCTGCCTGTAGATTATTCCAGCAGCAAATCCGGCTGGCAGCTGCAATATATTGACGCTGGCATTCAACTGAAAATAAAGGGAAAGATTGTCTCGGACAACATTATTAATACTCATATCTTTACAGCTATCAGTAATATTAAAGAATGGAAGGCAACAATAGGTGGAGAATATCCTGTATTATCCAGTCGCGAAGTAGATCTGCTTTGTCAGATAAAAGACGGGGAAACCATTATCCTGGGTGGCCTTACCAACAGTAATCAGCGTACGAATGTCAGCAAACTTCCCCTGGTCGGCGACCTTCCTTTTGTCGGGCAGTTGTTCCAGGTGCAGACCGTAGAAAATGAGGAAACAGAAGTAATTTTTCTGTTAACCCCGACTATAATCAGAATATAATTAATAAATCCTGCATAACCCAGGACTTTTAGCCGATATATATTCAATGTTTTATTTCTTAAGGTTAAGGTCAGCAT
Proteins encoded in this window:
- a CDS encoding ATP-binding protein, translating into HQGVLFLDEIPEFNKYVLEALRQPMEDGVVHVSRALNSFSYPASFIMIASANPCPCGYSQHPVKICTCSDFKKKTYLQKISGPLLDRFDMVVEMKPVQENELLNLPDGESSQEIKKRIAAARNIQQERFSGNDLKVNARMKTADIDCFCKLDSEARQILELTVQKFALSARAIHKLLKVSRTIADLEQEEKINQQHLLEALQYRAQLDYTV
- a CDS encoding type II and III secretion system protein, encoding MNKYVFLVFLLSTAYCAQAVFTGSPAYSAPVYSNNAPKPVPRIITYNFLSEPDIINVFTTLFPNLRISNSSSKKIVMALGDKNDLDRFELFLKKIDTARPNIKYSTQLIEINSNELRKMGMDWQEYANQIKMSELKGIKQFFEQLSFLIKTGEAKILANPEITSIIEEEACIKVGERIPYALPVDYSSSKSGWQLQYIDAGIQLKIKGKIVSDNIINTHIFTAISNIKEWKATIGGEYPVLSSREVDLLCQIKDGETIILGGLTNSNQRTNVSKLPLVGDLPFVGQLFQVQTVENEETEVIFLLTPTIIRI